The following coding sequences lie in one Arachis ipaensis cultivar K30076 chromosome B05, Araip1.1, whole genome shotgun sequence genomic window:
- the LOC107640905 gene encoding protein FAR1-RELATED SEQUENCE 4-like has product MTDADKAQADSLSRRAKIKDGDAHAALSYLISKADEDPLLQGKFTLKDGKLDNLVWVDGSSITDYQCFGDVLAFDTIYQKNKYNRPLVVFLGTNHHGQTCIFGCDLLSDEKRETYVLVLNMFMEIMGNKQPIAVVTDGDLAMREAIKEVLPNAAHRLCAWHLYRNACEAIKNSKFLDGLKHLMYGNFFSEEFERRWHNLISEYRLSENE; this is encoded by the exons ATGACCGACGCTGATAAAGCACAGGCTGATAGTTT ATCGAGGCGTGCAAAGATAAAAGATGGTGATGCACATGCAGCATTGAGTTACCTAATTTCTAAGGCAGATGAGGATCCACTATTGCAAGGAAAGTTTACTTTGAAGGATGGTAAGCTTGATAATTTAGTGTGGGTCGATGGATCTAGCATTACTGATTACCAATGTTTTGGTGATGTGTTAGCTTTCGACACGATATACCAAAAAAATAAGTATAATAGGCCGTTGGTTGTCTTCTTAGGAACAAATCATCATGGACAAACATGCATTTTTGGTTGTGATTTATTATCCGATGAGAAACGAGAAACCTATGTTTTGGTGTTGAATATGTTCATGGAGATAATGGGTAATAAACAACCTATAGCCGTGGTGACAGATGGAGATCTTGCAATGAGGGAGGCAATAAAAGAAGTTCTTCCAAATGCTGCACACCGTCTTTGTGCATGGCATCTATACCGTAATGCCTGTGAAGCTATaaagaattcaaaattcttaGATGGGTTAAAGCACCTAATGTATGGAAATTTTTTTTCTGAAGAGTTTGAGAGAAGATGGCATAACTTGATATCTGAGTATAGACTTTCTGAGAATGAATGA